A window of Candidatus Nitrospira allomarina genomic DNA:
GGACCGGATCGTCTGTCCGTGCGGCGGCGGCGGCAATGGGCGCGGAGCCCAAACCGGATTCATTCGAAAACACTCCTCTTGCTAACCCATAGCGCATGGCGGCGGCCATCGTGGCACCGGCAAACCCGCCTCCTGCCGCAATCGGGTTCCAGGCGTGATAGAGGATACTCGCGAAAGCCTGTGGAATCTCCGTCACATGCAGGGCCAGGACGACCAGGGCTGACGTGACATACCCCACGATCATGAATGGCACCAGCACCGAGGTAAACCGGCCAATGGATGTAATGCCGCCCAATATCACAAGCCCGGTCATTCCCATCAACACCACGCCGGTGACCCAGGGTTGGACCTGAAAGGTCGACTCAAGAATGCCGGCCACGGCATTGGCCTGCGTCATGTTGCCGATGCCAAACGCCGCACAGGCCGTGAACAAAGCAAAGAACCAGCCTAACCAGGGCAGCCCGGCACCGTTGGCTAGATAATACATGGGCCCGCCACGCATCCCGTATGCCCCCTGCTCACGGTATTTCACCGCCAGCACAGCTTCGCCATATTTGGTGGCCATGCCCACCAGGCCGGTCATCCACATCCAAAAGACGGCACCGGGCCCGCCGAGCGTGATCGCGGCGGCCACGCCGACAATATTTCCGATGCCCACAGTGGCTGATAAGGCCGTCATGAGCGCCGCGAAATGGCTGATGTCGCCATTGCCACCCGGTTCTTTGTGAAAAATTAATTTCAGGGCATGCGGCAGGACACGAAACTGCAAGCCCTTCAACAGTATGGTCAGATACAACCCGGTGCCGACCAACAGAAGCAACATGGGCGGACCCCACACCCATCCGGCTATGGTTGCTACGAAAGATTCAAAGAAGTCCATGGGGCCTTCTCCAATAGCGGAAAGGTCTGAGATAAGGGCTCGAAGAGATTCTCATCAGCAATGGCACGCCCACCTCTGACACGGCATAGGCGGCGGAATTGTTTGCAGGAAATAAACAGTGAAACGTCGTGCGTTGAACTGTCAGGAACGGGAAAGAGGAATAATTGCGAGGCACCGCTTATTCTACCAATGAGGTGCATTGTGTAAACAGGCCTGGTGTTAATCGTTGTGGCATGGCACTTCACAGAAATGAGGCGTGCCCCGTGCAGGGTAAAACTTTCAATGGGGCATTCACACATTTTTTGACGAACACCCCCACCCGGCAAGACCCTCGCCAACTTGTCATGCTGAGCCCATGGCGAAGCATCTGTGCCAAAATTGACGATAGCA
This region includes:
- a CDS encoding alanine/glycine:cation symporter family protein, translated to MDFFESFVATIAGWVWGPPMLLLLVGTGLYLTILLKGLQFRVLPHALKLIFHKEPGGNGDISHFAALMTALSATVGIGNIVGVAAAITLGGPGAVFWMWMTGLVGMATKYGEAVLAVKYREQGAYGMRGGPMYYLANGAGLPWLGWFFALFTACAAFGIGNMTQANAVAGILESTFQVQPWVTGVVLMGMTGLVILGGITSIGRFTSVLVPFMIVGYVTSALVVLALHVTEIPQAFASILYHAWNPIAAGGGFAGATMAAAMRYGLARGVFSNESGLGSAPIAAAAARTDDPVRQALVSMTQTFIDTLVVCSMTALIILTATPWTHGVDAAQLTSASFGETLGHTGELIVTLSITLFAYSTLIGWNYYGEKAIEYLMGPGAIVYYRVIFVTVVLVGATSRLELVWNVSDVMNGMMAIPNLIGLLLLAKIIKQETTRYFSTQSPTAGSFRSPTPPPM